Sequence from the Clostridium saccharobutylicum DSM 13864 genome:
GTGCTACCTCCTTATGTAGTAATCCTAGCAATCAAATCAAATATTCTTGTTGTAAAAGACATAACCGTTTGAAGCATCCAGCTTCCTAAGAATATTCCAACAACTGCTGCTGCGATTAATTTAGGAAGAAAAGTTAAAGTTTGCTCTTGAATTTGAGTCGTTGCTTGTAGAATACTTATAACTAATCCTAATACAAGCACCACTATTAATATTGGAGCTGATACCTTTGCCGCTGTTACTA
This genomic interval carries:
- a CDS encoding flagellar biosynthetic protein FliQ, with product MTQVMLSEVVKDTIVTAAKVSAPILIVVLVLGLVISILQATTQIQEQTLTFLPKLIAAAVVGIFLGSWMLQTVMSFTTRIFDLIARITT